In the genome of Bdellovibrionota bacterium, one region contains:
- a CDS encoding alpha/beta hydrolase has translation MSSANARTCRSIFAVEHKTFQKNSVQSNLHTKLETVSNSKGNVLLIHGLGDDLTHLNKLSADFRKAGYSVLRVDLHGHGKTLEDFTKNEKHLPTLLPYENNVIDLTQILKDLDFQNPIIVGHSYGGAIAHALANNLQGHKSFRPTHLVMLAPYLRRLDYSYLTGNPLIDAQTEYMGEQYMRNSYREYFESQKRKNVDLLVNAAIATTKGIRSFNLLSAGKKASLDFQIPLLVIAGTKDELVKQDQIDNFHNKLQNEGYDHKIITLEGDHFFPRTLSKETFKVIIGELDRR, from the coding sequence ATGAGCTCAGCAAATGCTAGAACGTGCCGAAGTATTTTTGCCGTCGAACACAAAACATTTCAAAAAAATTCAGTCCAAAGTAATCTGCACACAAAACTAGAAACTGTTTCCAACTCAAAGGGCAATGTTCTCTTAATTCATGGACTAGGGGATGATCTAACACATCTCAACAAGCTTAGCGCTGATTTTAGAAAAGCGGGCTACTCTGTTTTAAGAGTCGACCTTCATGGACACGGAAAGACTTTAGAGGATTTTACAAAAAACGAAAAACATTTACCTACTCTTTTACCTTACGAAAATAATGTCATAGACCTTACTCAAATACTAAAGGATCTTGATTTCCAAAATCCAATCATTGTCGGTCACTCCTACGGCGGAGCAATTGCCCATGCATTGGCAAATAATCTTCAAGGTCACAAGTCCTTTCGCCCTACTCACCTCGTAATGCTTGCGCCTTACTTGAGACGCCTTGATTACTCTTATTTAACGGGAAACCCACTCATCGATGCGCAAACAGAATACATGGGCGAACAATATATGAGAAATTCATATCGTGAATATTTTGAATCACAAAAAAGAAAAAACGTAGACCTTCTTGTGAATGCAGCAATCGCAACTACAAAAGGAATTCGCTCTTTCAATTTGTTGAGCGCTGGAAAAAAAGCTTCTCTTGATTTTCAGATTCCACTTCTTGTCATTGCTGGAACAAAAGACGAATTGGTGAAGCAAGATCAGATTGATAATTTCCACAATAAACTTCAGAATGAAGGCTACGATCACAAGATTATCACTCTAGAAGGTGACCACTTCTTCCCCCGCACACTCTCAAAAGAGACATTTAAAGTCATTATAGGCGAACTAGATCGACGGTGA
- a CDS encoding RNA-binding protein, whose amino-acid sequence MGKKIYVGNLSYSVESNQLTEVFGKFGTVESAKVITDRDSGRSKGFAFIEMSEDADMQGAIDSLNGSDLSGRAMTVSEAKPQEPRNNNSGGGNFRNQRRY is encoded by the coding sequence ATGGGAAAAAAAATATACGTAGGAAATTTATCTTACAGTGTTGAATCAAATCAACTTACAGAAGTTTTCGGAAAATTCGGAACTGTTGAGTCTGCAAAAGTAATCACGGATCGTGATTCTGGTAGAAGCAAAGGTTTTGCATTTATCGAAATGTCTGAAGATGCAGATATGCAAGGTGCAATCGACAGCTTAAACGGTTCAGATTTATCTGGTCGTGCAATGACTGTTTCAGAAGCAAAGCCACAAGAGCCGCGCAATAACAACAGTGGTGGCGGAAACTTCCGTAACCAACGTCGTTACTAG
- a CDS encoding SIMPL domain-containing protein: MKKLFFIFLLLDATSTYAVDRHVVVMGNCLKMVTPDRGSVEFYAESLNNDSDKALKDATKTFENARDQVKKLNLKNLELSTLENSVQPENTWENNKTVFKGYRARIGLRVYTSDLGRLSEVTSKVSKSGIKNIGGLQTDISPAKLKEEQESCLAIAIENAKSKAEKMAKAASAKIGKVISIEEGGSEGAPPPRPMYAKGAMRTEADIATIDTKDETISTNVRVSFELN, translated from the coding sequence ATGAAAAAACTATTCTTTATATTTTTATTATTAGATGCCACTTCAACTTACGCAGTCGATAGACACGTTGTCGTTATGGGTAATTGTCTCAAGATGGTAACACCTGATCGTGGCAGCGTAGAATTCTACGCCGAATCTTTAAATAACGATTCGGATAAAGCTCTAAAAGATGCAACCAAAACATTTGAGAATGCTCGTGATCAAGTTAAGAAATTAAACCTTAAAAATTTAGAGCTCTCGACTTTGGAAAATTCTGTGCAACCCGAAAATACCTGGGAAAATAACAAGACTGTCTTCAAAGGTTACAGAGCTCGTATTGGTTTAAGAGTTTACACTTCAGATCTCGGAAGACTCAGCGAAGTGACTTCAAAAGTTTCTAAATCTGGAATCAAAAATATCGGTGGACTGCAAACAGACATCTCTCCCGCTAAACTCAAAGAAGAACAAGAATCTTGTTTAGCTATTGCTATTGAGAACGCTAAATCCAAAGCTGAAAAAATGGCCAAGGCCGCATCAGCAAAAATTGGCAAAGTTATTTCTATAGAAGAAGGTGGCTCCGAGGGAGCTCCTCCCCCAAGACCGATGTATGCAAAAGGCGCTATGAGAACAGAAGCTGATATCGCTACTATTGATACGAAGGATGAGACGATTTCTACGAATGTGAGAGTCTCTTTTGAATTGAACTGA